Proteins encoded by one window of Armatimonadota bacterium:
- a CDS encoding SIMPL domain-containing protein (The SIMPL domain is named for its presence in mouse protein SIMPL (signalling molecule that associates with mouse pelle-like kinase). Bacterial member BP26, from Brucella, was shown to assemble into a channel-like structure, while YggE from E. coli has been associated with resistance to oxidative stress.): protein MKSSPFFALLSAVAALTPTLCAAQTPPTSNRPQPHRLTVSGHADIKATPDEATISVGVVTDDKSAVAAARDNALAATRVRDAVASLGVAEKDIQTSNYSVQPLTTGGFNNEPQRITGYRVSNDVLVTVRKLTTLGPILDGVTSAGSNSVNGISFRVAHPDVQHDAAIAAAIKDARRQADVACTAGNLHVVATLDVNISSVSRPQPMYFASRAMAGMAAAPSTPVEPGQVTITADVTIVYQIADGEVR from the coding sequence ATGAAGAGTTCACCCTTTTTCGCGCTGCTGAGCGCCGTCGCCGCCCTTACGCCAACCCTATGCGCCGCGCAGACTCCGCCCACTTCAAACCGGCCACAGCCGCACCGCCTTACTGTTTCAGGCCACGCCGATATCAAGGCGACGCCGGATGAGGCCACGATCAGTGTGGGTGTGGTGACGGATGACAAATCGGCCGTAGCAGCCGCGCGGGATAACGCGCTGGCAGCCACGCGCGTCCGGGATGCTGTCGCCAGCCTTGGCGTGGCGGAGAAGGATATTCAAACATCCAACTACAGCGTTCAACCGCTGACCACAGGTGGCTTTAACAATGAGCCGCAGCGCATTACCGGCTATCGTGTTTCGAACGATGTTCTGGTCACCGTGCGCAAGCTGACCACGCTGGGGCCTATCCTCGATGGCGTCACCAGCGCCGGCTCCAACTCGGTGAACGGCATCTCATTCCGCGTGGCGCACCCGGATGTGCAGCACGATGCCGCGATAGCCGCCGCTATAAAAGATGCGCGCCGGCAGGCCGACGTGGCCTGCACCGCCGGCAATCTCCACGTGGTTGCCACCCTGGACGTGAACATTTCCAGCGTGTCGCGACCGCAGCCAATGTACTTTGCATCCCGCGCGATGGCCGGCATGGCCGCCGCGCCTTCGACGCCGGTTGAACCCGGGCAGGTGACAATCACGGCCGACGTGACCATCGTCTACCAGATCGCGGATGGGGAGGTCCGCTAG
- a CDS encoding sigma-70 family RNA polymerase sigma factor, with the protein MARTNNPDHQVDPATAPASVPAPELDNVVPDTDDARLKLFHEFDPFIRRLIGKYADDAEMRKDLRGEIYFRFCKLLDVYDPERGVPLRPYLGRALTTSVYTYARHQWRLRKREVASLSEDYDPTDRVDPTPQWNDRIAQDQFREGLAEAIYALPRRQRQVLILRYYDERSFEDIALALNVRDATARSLLRHALNNLRRQIEQGRLQAI; encoded by the coding sequence GTGGCACGCACGAACAATCCGGACCACCAGGTCGATCCCGCGACCGCGCCCGCTTCCGTGCCAGCCCCCGAGCTTGACAACGTTGTTCCAGATACAGACGACGCGCGGCTGAAGCTGTTCCACGAATTCGATCCCTTCATCCGCCGGCTGATTGGCAAGTATGCCGACGACGCCGAGATGCGAAAAGACCTTCGCGGCGAGATCTACTTCCGGTTCTGCAAGCTTCTGGACGTCTACGACCCGGAGCGTGGCGTGCCGCTGCGTCCGTATCTTGGCCGCGCGCTGACGACCTCGGTGTACACGTACGCCCGCCATCAATGGCGGCTGCGCAAGCGCGAAGTTGCGAGTTTGAGTGAGGATTACGACCCAACCGATCGTGTGGATCCCACCCCGCAGTGGAACGATCGGATCGCCCAGGATCAGTTTCGTGAGGGCCTGGCCGAGGCGATCTATGCGCTGCCGCGGCGCCAACGGCAGGTGCTTATCCTGCGCTATTACGATGAGCGTTCTTTTGAAGATATCGCATTGGCGCTGAACGTGCGTGATGCAACCGCGCGCTCACTGCTGCGTCACGCGCTCAACAATCTGCGCCGCCAGATCGAGCAGGGCCGCCTCCAGGCCATCTAG
- a CDS encoding cyclase family protein, with translation MPEPERRNPYGRIVDISPAISAATAVWPGDAPFQRTEPHSLERGDTISLDVVTTTLHLGAHVDAPSHFARGAASVEQLPLAAFIGPAVVIDAPVLRDGSIAPISPEAIVAPRVLVRTGSWTDRTRFPEHFAALNEAHVALLAASGVILLGIDLPSVDPADSKELPNHHKLFSAGIAILEQVDLQMAPAGEYTLVALPLNICGATASPVRAVLLKAL, from the coding sequence ATGCCGGAGCCGGAGCGAAGGAATCCATACGGCCGGATTGTCGACATCTCGCCGGCCATCTCTGCGGCCACAGCGGTGTGGCCCGGCGATGCGCCGTTCCAGCGCACCGAGCCGCATTCGCTGGAACGTGGCGACACGATCTCCCTCGACGTGGTCACCACGACGCTCCACCTCGGCGCGCACGTGGATGCACCCAGCCATTTTGCGCGCGGAGCGGCCTCTGTGGAGCAGCTACCGCTCGCGGCATTCATTGGCCCTGCGGTGGTCATCGATGCGCCGGTGCTTCGTGACGGTTCGATCGCGCCGATCTCACCTGAGGCCATCGTGGCGCCGCGTGTGCTGGTGCGAACGGGCTCGTGGACCGACCGAACCCGGTTCCCGGAGCACTTTGCTGCACTTAACGAGGCTCACGTGGCACTATTGGCAGCGAGCGGAGTTATACTGCTCGGAATCGATCTGCCGTCGGTGGATCCGGCCGATAGCAAGGAGTTGCCCAACCATCACAAGTTGTTCAGCGCCGGCATTGCGATTCTGGAGCAAGTCGACCTCCAAATGGCGCCGGCCGGGGAGTACACGCTGGTCGCGCTGCCGCTCAACATCTGCGGCGCAACGGCATCTCCGGTGCGCGCGGTGTTACTGAAAGCGTTGTGA
- the kynU gene encoding kynureninase has protein sequence MAKLISVNSLSRELAAELDRNDRFAFQRSMFARPAGAIYLDGNSLGLLSQPSEAAVLRALAMWRENAVGGWFHDDGWLTAFSRCVDRLERLTGAEHGEVTLGSSTTVALHQFAATFFQPKPGRDCILVDDTCFPSDSYALRSQLCLHGLSPETNLIRVKAGADGLVEEEAIVRAMQGPVVLAVLSAAIFTTGQLLSIPRLTEAAHAQGILIGFDASHSVGAVPHQLHAWGPDFAIWCGYKYLNGGPGAPSGVFMHRRHFGRSAGLAGWFGSHPERMFEMKPVQSPAPGAAAMGMGTPPVLSLAALDGALEVFDGAPIDELRAKSVELTEWLIALADLKLGAMGFTVASPRDAERRGGHVALRHEHAQEICRRLLQKGIVPDYRPPDIIRLAPAPLYNGWCDCWDAVTAISEIAGS, from the coding sequence TTGGCTAAACTGATCAGCGTGAACTCACTGTCACGCGAGCTGGCCGCGGAACTGGATCGCAACGATCGATTTGCTTTTCAGCGCAGCATGTTCGCGCGGCCGGCCGGCGCCATCTACCTCGACGGCAACTCACTGGGGCTGCTGAGTCAGCCGTCCGAGGCAGCCGTGCTTCGCGCCCTCGCCATGTGGCGTGAGAACGCCGTTGGTGGTTGGTTTCACGATGATGGCTGGCTGACTGCGTTTTCGCGATGTGTCGACCGGCTGGAGCGGCTGACGGGCGCCGAGCACGGGGAGGTGACTCTCGGCAGCTCCACCACAGTCGCACTGCACCAGTTTGCCGCCACATTCTTCCAGCCGAAGCCGGGCCGCGACTGCATCCTGGTGGATGACACCTGCTTTCCCTCCGATTCGTACGCGCTTCGAAGCCAACTGTGCTTGCACGGCCTGTCGCCGGAAACCAACCTCATCCGGGTAAAAGCCGGCGCCGATGGACTGGTTGAAGAAGAGGCGATTGTGCGGGCCATGCAGGGTCCCGTGGTGCTTGCGGTGCTCTCGGCAGCCATCTTCACGACCGGGCAGCTGCTCAGCATACCGAGACTCACTGAGGCCGCGCACGCCCAGGGCATTCTCATCGGGTTCGATGCTTCCCACTCCGTAGGCGCAGTGCCACACCAGCTGCACGCCTGGGGACCGGACTTCGCCATCTGGTGCGGCTACAAGTATCTCAATGGCGGTCCCGGAGCGCCGTCCGGCGTCTTTATGCACCGCCGCCACTTCGGGCGCTCCGCCGGGCTTGCCGGCTGGTTCGGCTCTCACCCAGAGCGGATGTTTGAGATGAAACCGGTGCAGTCGCCGGCGCCCGGAGCAGCCGCAATGGGAATGGGTACACCCCCTGTCTTGAGCCTGGCTGCGCTCGATGGTGCGCTCGAAGTGTTCGACGGCGCCCCGATAGACGAGTTGCGGGCCAAATCGGTTGAGCTTACCGAGTGGCTGATTGCGCTCGCCGATCTCAAACTCGGCGCCATGGGGTTCACTGTGGCATCCCCGCGCGACGCGGAGCGCCGGGGCGGCCATGTTGCACTTCGGCACGAGCACGCTCAAGAGATTTGCCGGCGGCTGCTTCAAAAGGGCATCGTTCCGGACTACCGGCCGCCCGACATCATCCGCCTTGCTCCGGCGCCGCTCTACAATGGCTGGTGTGACTGCTGGGATGCCGTCACCGCCATTTCAGAGATCGCCGGATCGTGA